The Streptomyces cynarae genome contains a region encoding:
- a CDS encoding gamma-glutamylcyclotransferase family protein, producing MRLPFFVYGTLRPGEHNHALFLHGRTGSEEPGLLPGAVLYEGPGYPYAVADADGGTVTGEIVTARPEAYDGLLVLLDRLEEYVPGDPRSLYERVQREVTAADGRTVRAWVYLAAPAVATRLRRRGKLIESGDWRARR from the coding sequence GACGCTGCGCCCGGGGGAGCACAACCACGCCCTCTTCCTGCACGGCCGCACCGGCTCCGAGGAACCGGGCCTGCTGCCGGGCGCGGTGCTGTACGAAGGGCCGGGCTACCCCTACGCGGTGGCGGACGCGGACGGCGGCACGGTCACCGGCGAGATCGTCACCGCCCGGCCCGAGGCGTACGACGGTCTCCTCGTCCTGCTGGACCGCCTCGAGGAGTACGTGCCGGGTGATCCGCGCAGCCTCTACGAGCGGGTGCAGCGGGAGGTGACCGCCGCGGACGGCAGGACCGTACGGGCCTGGGTGTACCTGGCCGCCCCCGCGGTCGCGACCCGGCTGCGGCGGCGGGGCAAGCTCATCGAGAGCGGGGACTGGCGCGCCCGCCGCTGA